AAGTAGTAAAATTAATACTAATTATTCTTCTACTACATTTAGTTTAATTTCTGGCTGTACTTCTTTGTGAAGATATACTGAAACAGTATATTCTCCCAACATTTTAAGGTCATTTGGAAGTGTGATATTTCTACGATCAACTTCGAAACCTTTTTCTTTAATTGCTTCTGCAATCTGAATTGGAGTAACAGCACCGAAGATTTTACCAGACTCACCTGCTTTAGTACGAATTTCTAAAGTTAGATTTTCTAACTGGTTGCCCAACTCTTGAGCATCTTCAATTTCTTTAGCAAGTTTACGAGCTTGCTGGCGTTTTGTTTCTTCTACGGCTTTAACATTAGAAGCAGAAGCTGCCATTGCTAATCCTTGTGGAATAAGATAATTACGAGCATATCCTGGTTTTACAGTTACTACATCGTTTTTATCTCCTAAGCCTTTAACGCCTTGTTTTAAGATAATATCCATAATCTATTTTTGAATTATAGGTTTTGGGAATGAATAAATAAAATAGGAAAGAAGGCAGGCTTATTTTCCGTTGTCATCAACAAATGCCAAAAGACCGAGGTGTCTTGCACGTTTCACAGCTTGTGTTACTTTGCGTTGGAATTTGAGGCTGTTACCTGTGATACGACGAGGCAATACTTTACCTTGGTCGTTCAAGAATTTTTTCAAAAACTCAGCATCTTTGTAATCTACATACTTGATACCTGATTTTTTGAAACGACAATATTTTTTTCTGCGCTCTTGTCTTGAGCTATGGATTGGTTCGTTGATTAGTGTCATAATCTAATGAAATAGTTTTTTGTAAATAAAAAGGAATTCAGTGTGAGAAAGCTAGAAAATTACTTCTTACCTTCTTCTTCTTTAGGAGTATCTTTCTTTTTATTAAACTCTCCATTACGACGACGCTCATTGAAGAGCATTGAGTGCTTATCTAAAGCAACTACCAAATGACGCATTACACGCTCATCACGACGAAACTCTACCTCTAAACCTTTGATAAGTTGTGGGTCAGCTTCGAATTCAAAGTAGTGATAGTGTCCACTATGCTTTTTTTGCATCGGATAGGCAAGTTTTTTCAACCCCCAGTTCTCACGATTATAAATGTTTGCACCGTTTTCTGTCAAGTAGTTGTAGAACTTATCGCTAATTTCTCCCAACTGACTTTCG
This genomic window from Bernardetia sp. contains:
- the rplI gene encoding 50S ribosomal protein L9, translated to MDIILKQGVKGLGDKNDVVTVKPGYARNYLIPQGLAMAASASNVKAVEETKRQQARKLAKEIEDAQELGNQLENLTLEIRTKAGESGKIFGAVTPIQIAEAIKEKGFEVDRRNITLPNDLKMLGEYTVSVYLHKEVQPEIKLNVVEE
- the rpsR gene encoding 30S ribosomal protein S18, with the protein product MTLINEPIHSSRQERRKKYCRFKKSGIKYVDYKDAEFLKKFLNDQGKVLPRRITGNSLKFQRKVTQAVKRARHLGLLAFVDDNGK
- the rpsF gene encoding 30S ribosomal protein S6: MRNYEVTFILTPVLSESQLGEISDKFYNYLTENGANIYNRENWGLKKLAYPMQKKHSGHYHYFEFEADPQLIKGLEVEFRRDERVMRHLVVALDKHSMLFNERRRNGEFNKKKDTPKEEEGKK